Below is a window of Diaminobutyricibacter sp. McL0608 DNA.
CAGCATTCTTCGCGGTCACCCCATAACTGACAATTCGGCCCGTCGTGCACCCTGCACGGCAGCCCCAAGTCCGTCCTCGACCTGTGGCGGGTACAGAGAGCGAACACACATGCACATTCTCGATGAGCTGGACGCAGCGTCCCTCAAGAAGGACATTCCGGACTTCCGCGCGGGCGACACCGTCAAGGTCCACGTCAACATCGTCGAGGGCAGCCGCTCTCGTATCCAGGTCTTCCAGGGCGTCGTCATCGGCCGCTCAGGCGAGAGCGTCCGCGAGACCTTCACGGTCCGCAAGGTCAGCTTCCAGGTCGGCGTCGAGCGTACCTTCCCGGTTCACTCCCCGATCATCGACCACATCGAGGTCGTGACGCGCGGTGACGTTCGTCGCGCCAAGCTCTACTACCTTCGCGAGCTCCGTGGCAAGAAGGCCAAGATCAAGGAAAAGCGCGAAAGCTAAGCCGCTGCCGCCGACCCGCGGTCGGCTCCCGGCAAATCCTGAGCTCCCGATCCCATAAACTGGGTCGGGAGCTCAGGCGGTTAAACGACAGAAGATACTTTGCCCACGCGGACAGACCGCGCGGCGGCAGACAAGCGCCGTAAACAGCGCAGCGTGAAGCTCTTCATCCGTGACATCCTCATCAT
It encodes the following:
- the rplS gene encoding 50S ribosomal protein L19 — translated: MHILDELDAASLKKDIPDFRAGDTVKVHVNIVEGSRSRIQVFQGVVIGRSGESVRETFTVRKVSFQVGVERTFPVHSPIIDHIEVVTRGDVRRAKLYYLRELRGKKAKIKEKRES